CCCTCCCAACTTCGTTGGGAGGGGGTCGGGGGGAGGGCAGCGCCACTTTTTCGGCGGGCCAGCTTGCGTGACAAGCGCCTGAGAGCCAGCGCATCGCAAGCGGCATTGGAAAGTACCCGTACAAAGCCAAATTGAGAATTGCTGGCCCGCATCCAGCGGTGTTGCCCCTGGACTCCGGCGGTGCTCTGCGGCCTCACGCCGCAGAGCGTTAACCGCCCGCTGGCCCGAAGCCAGCGGGCAACGCGCGGGAGTGACGACGTGGACGGCTGAATGGTCATGCGCCAAATCTCGTCCCCAATCTGAAATACACCCCCGTGAATAGGGCATCGGGCAATCACAAATCGAGGAATTGAACATCGGTTGGCCGTCCTGCGAGCGTCGGCACCGTTTACGGTTCACTGTTGAGTGCTCACGGTCCCGCCCTACCCGTTCGGGTAGTCCCGCTTGTGACAATTGTCACAAACAAGACGGGACATCCGTCACTCATCCCGGGATCGCAAATGCATATACTGAAGCATGACGGAATATTCGTATAAACGTATAAGCGCATTAGCGAATTGACACGTGGATTATGGATCGAAAACTTGAATCAGAAATCAACGCCCTGCACGCGCAGGTGTGCGCCGCCCTGGCCGAGCCGAAGCGGATCATGATCCTCTATGTGCTCGCTGACGGGCCGCAGAATGTCACCGACTTGTGCGCGGCGCTCGGCGCGCCGCAGCCGGCGGTCTCGCGGCATCTGAAAGTGTTGCGCGACAGCGGGTTGGTCACGGCGCGCCGCGACGGCATGAACGTCGTGTACACGCTGTCCAACCCGAAAGTTGTCAAGGCGCTCGACCTGCTGCGGCAGGTGCTCCACGAAAACCTGAAGCGCACCGCTTCGTTGCTCTCGGATCGCTCGTAGCGGTTGCGCCTCGTAGTCTCGCCGTTTGCGAAAGGGACCTTGCATGAAGAAGCTGTTGATCCTGGGCGCCGGCACGGCCGGCACCATGGTTGCCAACCGCCTGCGCCGACTGCTCGATACCAGCGAGTGGGCCGTTACGATCGTCGACCAGTTTGAAACGCACTACTACCAGCCGGGCTTCCTGTTCATCCCGTTCGGGATGTACAGCCGCAACGACGTGGTGAAGCCGAAGCGCGACTTCATCCCGGCCGGCGTGGAGTTCATCATGTCGCCGGTCGAGCTGATCGAGCCGGAGCACAACCGCGTCAAGCTCGTCAAGGACGGCCGCTATCTGAATTACGACTTTCTGGTGATCGCCACCGGCACGCGCACGCGCCCGGAGCAGACGCCGGGCCTGATGGAAGACGAGTGGCACAAGTCGATCTACGACTTCTACACCGTCGAGGGGGCCGTCGCGCTGTCGCGCCACCTGCGCAACTGGAAGGGCGGCCGCATGGTGCTGAACATCGTGGAGAACCCGATCAAGTGCCCGGTGGCGCCGCTCGAGTTCATCATGCTGGCCGATTGGTTCTTCCATGAGCACAACATGCGCGACCGTGTTGAATTGATCTACACCACGCCGTTGCCGGGCGCGTTCACCAAGCCGATCGCCTCCAAGCACCTCGGCGACATCCTGGACCAGAAGGGTGTCAAGGTCGTGCCGGAGTTCCAGATCTCGCACGTCGACGCCGCCGCAAAGAAGATCGTGTCATATGACGAGCGCGAGGAGCCATACGACTTGCTCGTCACGATCCCGCTCAACATGGGCGACGACCTGATCGCGCGCTCGGGCATGGGCGACGAGTTGAACTACGTTGCGGTGGACAAGCACACCTTTGTCTCGCCCAAGTACCCGAACGTCTTCGCGCTCGGCGACGCGGCCGCGCTGCCAACCTCGAAGGCCGGTTCCGTCGCACACTTCGCGGTTGACTGCTTCGCGGAGAACTTCCTGCGCTACGCCGACGGGATCGAGATGCTGCCGACGTTCGATGGCCACGCCAACTGTTTCATCGAGTCCGGGTTCGGCAAGGGGCTGCTGATCGACTTCAACTACGAGGTCGAGCCGCTGCCCGGCCGCTACCCGCTGCCGGGAATCGGCCCGTTCACGCTGCTGCAGGAGTCCGAGGCGAATCACTGGGGCAAGATGATGTTCCGCTGGAT
This genomic window from Chloroflexota bacterium contains:
- a CDS encoding helix-turn-helix transcriptional regulator, with product MDRKLESEINALHAQVCAALAEPKRIMILYVLADGPQNVTDLCAALGAPQPAVSRHLKVLRDSGLVTARRDGMNVVYTLSNPKVVKALDLLRQVLHENLKRTASLLSDRS
- a CDS encoding NAD(P)/FAD-dependent oxidoreductase; its protein translation is MKKLLILGAGTAGTMVANRLRRLLDTSEWAVTIVDQFETHYYQPGFLFIPFGMYSRNDVVKPKRDFIPAGVEFIMSPVELIEPEHNRVKLVKDGRYLNYDFLVIATGTRTRPEQTPGLMEDEWHKSIYDFYTVEGAVALSRHLRNWKGGRMVLNIVENPIKCPVAPLEFIMLADWFFHEHNMRDRVELIYTTPLPGAFTKPIASKHLGDILDQKGVKVVPEFQISHVDAAAKKIVSYDEREEPYDLLVTIPLNMGDDLIARSGMGDELNYVAVDKHTFVSPKYPNVFALGDAAALPTSKAGSVAHFAVDCFAENFLRYADGIEMLPTFDGHANCFIESGFGKGLLIDFNYEVEPLPGRYPLPGIGPFTLLQESEANHWGKMMFRWMYWNILLKGQEMPLPARMSMAGKWK